From Pseudomonas hormoni:
ATCGATGCAAACCCAACTGGACAAGTCCCTGAGTGCTTTTGCGCGAGCAGACCTCCTGCAAGGCCCAACGCCCATTCAGCGCGCCGAACGTCTCGAACAGCTGTTGGGCCTGCAGCCCCGGGGTATCCGCCTGTTTCTCAAGCGCGACGATCATATGTTGCTGGGCGGTGGCGGCAATAAACTGCGCAAACTCGAATTCCACATCGGCGCAGCGCAACAGGCCGGCATTGATACGATCATTACCGTGGGCGGCGTTCAGTCAAATCATGCGCGACTGACCGCGGCGGTCTGCGCGCGTCTGGGCCTCGACTGCGAATTGATCCTGACGCGCTCGGTGCCCAAATCCGAGGTGGATTACGAACTCAACGGCAACGTGCTGCTCGACCAATTGTTTGGCGCACAGCTGCAAGTGCTTGCTGCAGGCACCGACTCACTCGCACGGGCCGAGACTCGGGCGGCGCAACTTCGGGAATCGGGGCGCAAGGTGCTGGTGATTTCCATGGGCGGCTCAACCCCCTTGGGCAGTCTCGGTTATGCGCGTTGCGCGGCGGAAATCGCGGAGCAGGAGACGGCGCTCGGCCTCACCTTCCATCAGGTCGTGGTACCCAACGGCAGCGCCGGCACCCATGCCGGGCTCGCGACCGGTTTCCAGTTGCTCGGCCGAGGCACATCGGTCGTCAAGTCTTACTCGGTATTATCGGATCGCGACTCGTCAGCGACCCGAACCCTGAAACTGACCCAGGACACCTTGGCGTTACTGGGCAGCAACGCCATCGTACGGCCTGAGGCAATCGTGATTGACGGCAGTCAGTTGGGCGAGGGTTACGGCCTGCCGACCCAGGCCATGCAAGATGCCGTACGCCTGATGGCTCGCGCGGAAGGTCTGCTGATCGACCCGGTGTACTCCGGCAAAGCGTTTGCCGGCCTGGTGGCCGATCTGAAGCAAGGTCGTTTCCGTGACGGCGACAACGTGCTGTTCGTGATGACCGGCGGGACGCCTGGGCTGTATGCCTATCGGGAGACGTTTCAGGGTTAGCGCATGCCAGGTTGACCGCGTTATCGTTCATCGCCATAGGCAAGATGCGCCCGCCCCAGCAACTTGCGCTTGCCGCCGACCTGCATGCCCATGATGCCCTGATCGCAAGTATTTCATATCTAGGCTTTAGCGTTTGCCGCGTTGGAATAGTGACAGCATAACGAAATCAGGGCGCAGGACGTAAGCTCGGCCCTTGGCAGTCAACGTAACGTACCGCTGACCGTTGTAGTATTCAAAGGCGATCAACTTCATCGCCTCCAGTACATCCATCGCCCCATCTGCCTCCAAAAGAGTAAGGCCAATGTGCGCCGGAAAATCCCTCGTGGAACAGTTCTCGCCTTCGTTGTCGTAGGCCGCGATAGCTGCAATGACGTTGTCTTGATCTTTAGTCAGAGGCGGCGATTCTGGAGCTTTCAGCTCTGAAATCTTCACGTAGGTGGCCTTCAATTCCAAATCGGTGGCCTCCAAGCTCTTGCGGGTAGCGTTCAGTTCCAGCTTGGCATCGTCCAACTCTGCACTAACCGTTTTCAGCCTTGCAATAACCTCTCTCGCTTTCGCGAATGCCTTGTCCTGCTCCGCCTTAGCAGCCCGTATTTCTAGACGTGAGTACAAAAGTGTCCCAACCCCAAATGCCCCCAGTACTCCTGCACTGACGGTCACAACAAGAAACTCCCATACATAAATTGGCGCTGTCAGGTTTAACCAATCGCCCACGCCACGCATCAAGCTCCACAATCCTGCCATTGCCGGGCTGAAAACTGATACGTCGTAATGACTTTCCACTAGCTTTGTAACGGGAACCCCTAAACCGGGGACCAGTATCGCCGCTGCTATTCCTTTGACCCATTTGAATTTAGATTTCTGCTTCGCATCGTCCTGCTGCATTTCTTCACCCGTACCCACCCGATTTCGCGGATGTTAGCAGAGTCATTCGTCTGGAATCGAACTGTGGGTGTAACTACCTAGGGGAAGCCCTTTGAGGGATAACTTCACATTAAACACTGTCTGTACAGCTTCGACGACACTTCGATGCTCGATCTTCAGAACCGTCCTACATCAATAAAATACCGTTTGATATAGCGTCCGCATCGCTTTCAAAAAATGAAACAAGGACGCTCATGGCTCGCAAAACAGACATACCGAGGGTTCAAAACCCACCTTCAGGCGACGGACACCGCGTCACCAGCCGCTACATGACTGCTACAGAACTAGCAGAGCGCGACGCCAGACAAAAAACTTATGATGATATGTTGTCCCGACAACAGGCATATGAAGACCGCTTCATAAGACGGTCTCAACAAAAGGGCCAGCCCAGTTCCAAGGGGTGTGTGTTCGCGAAAAGCTGCAACCTTCCCGACGGCGTAATCAACCACGACAACCCAGCAGGGTTTGTCCCTGTGGAGAGGCTGGCCGATTACGGAAAACTCTCCCTGCTGGGCGGGCGCGAAAGGGACACAGAGGGAAACATCCCTCTAAAAAAAATAAGTGGCAGTACATTACCTGCTGCACTGGGAACACTTCTCCTAGGCGGGGTTGGTGCCGCTAGCACCGGGACAAGTGCTGCTGGTGGAGCAGCTGTAGTTACGGGAGGCGTTGCTGTTAGTGCATTGACTGGGGTGGTGGCACTGCTTTGGCCCTCAAGTCTGGGGGACAGTTCCCTTTACACAGAAGAACAGCTCAAGTCGCTTGACGAAGGCCGGACACGTGTCCGACTGCATCTCGAACAACAGGCCGATGGCACCTTAAAGGGATACGGATACAACACCCAGAAGCGTAGCGATTGGGAAATGATTCCTGTAGTGCAATTCTTAGCTCAAGGCACTCAACAAGTAGCTGACTTCGGCAATGGGACAACACTGATATGGACTCCAGCCGTTGATCCGTCCGGCACTTCGGGAATCCCACCTTTAGAAGGTGCCCCACAAGCCCCGCACATTTGGATTTATCCGCCTACTGAACAGGCAGATAACATCATCGTCAACCCGATCTATCCTCCCGAGTACAAAGACTTCATCCTTGTATTTCCTGCCGATTCCGGTATCAAACCTCTTTATATTGTCTTGAGTCTGGAGTTCGATGCGGCTAGTTACCATGGCAAGACGGATACTCCAGTCAAAAGTAAGGGCCCCACGAATGGACAAGAAGCGCTGGAGAACTCAGTTCAGGTGAAACCTACATCCCCACGCAGGATTGGCGTCGATCCGGACACAAATGAGTTTGTTGTCTTTGACCGTACGGGAGGAGATGTTTATCACGGCCACGTCAGGCCATGGGATAAACTCCACCAAGATATGAAAAATGCTCTGATCAAAGCTAAGAAAGCAGACAACAAGGGCAATATTCTGGGGAAAAACAAGTGAGCCTTCACTATCAAGATCCATCAATGAGCCACGATGAAGCAACGAAGCTCCTTGCCAGCGACGTAAATGCAAATGTTATTGCGGCATTGGTTTCCATTGGTCTGAATGAAGGAGACAGAATCTGGGCTCAGAACACTTGCCTTAAGTACCTTGCGAGTGAGGCCGAATCGGTTGCAGCGTCCGCTGTCACCGCACTCGGCCATTTAGCCCGCAGGCATGGCAAGCTAGATAGGGAACCGGTATTTCTAGCACTCGAAAACGTCAAGAACAAATTTCCCGCCCTGGAAGGCATCGTTGCGGACACCCTCGACGATATCGACACATTCACCTGAGACGCCAATAGAAAGAAACGCCGCGGGCTCAATCAACAAACCGACAAAAACGGCCTATTGCAAACAGAGAGTGCAGTTTTTGTCGTTAAAGCTCGCACGATAATCAATCATCCCGCGTCAGCACTTCCAGCAATTCAATCTCGAAAATCAGGTTCGAATTCGGCGTGATCTTGCCCATGGTGCGCTCGCCATAGGCCAGATGCGCCGGCACCAGCAACTTGCGCTTGCCGCCGACCTGCATCCCCATGATCCCCTGATCCCAGCCCTTGATAACCCTCCCGGTGCCAATCACACACTGGAAAGGCTTGCCTCGGCTGTAGGAAGAATCGAATTCGGTGCCGTCTTCCAGCCAGCCGCGATACTGGGTGGTGATCAGGGCACCTTTGACGGCGGCTTTGCCGTCGCCCGGCTCGATATCGATGATTTGCAGTTCGTCGTTCATGTTTCTACTCGTTTACGGTCGCCCGGGTCCGGGGCGCGGACGGAGGTTTTCGCAGAATTCGGCGCCGAAGGCAATCCGTGGAACCGAAGCCCTTGGTGCCCGCTCACATGAGTATCGACCTCGAGCTCAGTAAAGGACGCTCTGATGACCGATCCACGACCATTGCGCAGTTTCATTCCGCCCTACATTCTCAACCGAATCATCGCCCACGGTTCCGAGCGTCAGCGCTCCAGCGCGATGGTCACGCTGACGCACGTGCGCACCCTTCGGCACACGTCGGGCTCACCGGTGCCTTCTGCGGCGGCGGCGATCCTGCCCACCCCGGTTCAACCCGGTCAGGTCCAGCGCAGCATTCATGATGCGCAAGGCAAACTGCTTCTGCCGGGAATGCCCGCACGCCTTGAAGGCCAGCCTGCGACGGGCGATCCCGCAGTTGATGAGGCGTACGATGCAATGGGCGCCAGTCATGATTTTTTCTGGAAGGTGCTGGGGCGTGACTCCATCGACAATCAGGGTTTTGCGCTGATTGGCAGTGTGCATTACGGCCAGGATTACGAAAACGCATTCTGGAACGGCGGGCAAATGGTCTTCGGGGACGGCGACGGCGAGATCTTCGAGCGCTTCACCCGCTCGCTGGATGTGATCGGGCACGAACTGACCCACGGCGTCATCGAAAGCGAAGCCGGCCTGGTCTACGCCAACCAGTCCGGGGCATTGAATGAGTCGATATCGGATGTTTTCGGGGTGCTGATCAAGCAACGTGTGCTGGGTCAGACGGCTGCAGAGGCGGACTGGCTGATCGGCGCCGACTTGCTGACGCCTCGCATCAAGGGCGTCGGCTTGCGCTCGATGGCTCATCCAGGCAAGGCTTACGACGACCCGCTGCTCGGCAAGGACCCGCAACCGGACCACATGCGCAAGTTCGTCATCACCCAGGAAGACAATGGCGGCGTGCACATCAATTCCGGTATTCCCAACCGGGCGTTTTATCTGTTGGCGCAAGCCCTGGGCGGCTTTGCCTGGGACAAGGCCGGGCGCATCTGGTACGACACGCTGTGCGACAAACGTTTGGACAGTGAAGCGTCATTCGAGCAATTCGCGCAACTGACCGTTGCCCACGCTCGCAACCGTTTCGGCACCGACGAAGCCCGAGCGGTAAAGCACGGGTGGGCCGAGGTGGGTGTCAAATCGAGTCAGGAGGGTTCATGAAAACGCTGCCAACATTGGGCGATGAAGCCGTCGTTCTTCTTTCCCGCCAGGGCGGTTTCGCGATGGTCCACGCGCTGACCCGCCCCCGTGAAATTGAATTCGCGCAATGTAATCTCGATCAGCGCACGCGCATTTGCACGTTGCTGGAGGGTTGCCTGCCCCTCACCCGCGAGTCTTCCGGCCAGGGCGATCAGCGCTTCTATCAAATCGAAGTGCGCTACCGCCTCAATGAGCAAGACGACCGGCTGGTGCTGAAAGTGCCCGAGGATCAGGCGCCGGGGGAATTGGTGCACTTGTGGGACAAAGGAGAAGTTCTTTAGGGCTTCAAATGCCATAGCGCAGGCGTGTGAACTACCATAAGCACACTTTCCGTGATGATGGCTCGCCATGATGGCAACCCCTGAATGAACTTCGTCTGGACCAGCGCAGCCCTCGGCACAATGGTGCTTGCCCTGATCATCGTGCTGATTAGCCGCGAGCGCTCGCTGCGCAAGCAGTTGGCCGAACATCGGGCGCTGATTACCAGCCTGTCCGAACGGCAGACTATTCACCAGGACAGCGACGCCGAACGTTTCAAGCGCAGCCAGTATTTCGCCCGTATCGGCACCTGGGACTGGGATGTCGATACCGACCGACTCTACTGGTCGGACGCGATCTACGGCATGTTCGGCTTCAAGGTCGGCGAAGTAACGCCCTCCTACGCCTTGTTTTGCGCCTGCGTGCACCCGGACGACCGGATCAAGGTGCGGGCCGGTGAGCTGCGTTGCCTGGAAACCGGCGAGAATCATGACGAGGAATATCGGGTCATCTGGCCGGGCGGCACCATCCGCTGGTTGCGCGAGACCGGCAATGTGGTGAAGAACGATCACGATGAAACGATCAAGATGATGGGCGTGGTCCGCGACATCACCGAAGAAAAAGCCTCCGCCAGCTATTTGCAGCACCTGGCTCATTTCGACCCGTTGACTGGCCTGCCCAACCGGCTGGTGCTCGAGGAGCGTTTGTCCGAGGCGCTGGAGCAGGCGCGCATAAGTGC
This genomic window contains:
- a CDS encoding D-cysteine desulfhydrase family protein codes for the protein MQTQLDKSLSAFARADLLQGPTPIQRAERLEQLLGLQPRGIRLFLKRDDHMLLGGGGNKLRKLEFHIGAAQQAGIDTIITVGGVQSNHARLTAAVCARLGLDCELILTRSVPKSEVDYELNGNVLLDQLFGAQLQVLAAGTDSLARAETRAAQLRESGRKVLVISMGGSTPLGSLGYARCAAEIAEQETALGLTFHQVVVPNGSAGTHAGLATGFQLLGRGTSVVKSYSVLSDRDSSATRTLKLTQDTLALLGSNAIVRPEAIVIDGSQLGEGYGLPTQAMQDAVRLMARAEGLLIDPVYSGKAFAGLVADLKQGRFRDGDNVLFVMTGGTPGLYAYRETFQG
- a CDS encoding S-type pyocin domain-containing protein, yielding MARKTDIPRVQNPPSGDGHRVTSRYMTATELAERDARQKTYDDMLSRQQAYEDRFIRRSQQKGQPSSKGCVFAKSCNLPDGVINHDNPAGFVPVERLADYGKLSLLGGRERDTEGNIPLKKISGSTLPAALGTLLLGGVGAASTGTSAAGGAAVVTGGVAVSALTGVVALLWPSSLGDSSLYTEEQLKSLDEGRTRVRLHLEQQADGTLKGYGYNTQKRSDWEMIPVVQFLAQGTQQVADFGNGTTLIWTPAVDPSGTSGIPPLEGAPQAPHIWIYPPTEQADNIIVNPIYPPEYKDFILVFPADSGIKPLYIVLSLEFDAASYHGKTDTPVKSKGPTNGQEALENSVQVKPTSPRRIGVDPDTNEFVVFDRTGGDVYHGHVRPWDKLHQDMKNALIKAKKADNKGNILGKNK
- a CDS encoding FKBP-type peptidyl-prolyl cis-trans isomerase, producing the protein MNDELQIIDIEPGDGKAAVKGALITTQYRGWLEDGTEFDSSYSRGKPFQCVIGTGRVIKGWDQGIMGMQVGGKRKLLVPAHLAYGERTMGKITPNSNLIFEIELLEVLTRDD
- a CDS encoding M4 family metallopeptidase; this translates as MTDPRPLRSFIPPYILNRIIAHGSERQRSSAMVTLTHVRTLRHTSGSPVPSAAAAILPTPVQPGQVQRSIHDAQGKLLLPGMPARLEGQPATGDPAVDEAYDAMGASHDFFWKVLGRDSIDNQGFALIGSVHYGQDYENAFWNGGQMVFGDGDGEIFERFTRSLDVIGHELTHGVIESEAGLVYANQSGALNESISDVFGVLIKQRVLGQTAAEADWLIGADLLTPRIKGVGLRSMAHPGKAYDDPLLGKDPQPDHMRKFVITQEDNGGVHINSGIPNRAFYLLAQALGGFAWDKAGRIWYDTLCDKRLDSEASFEQFAQLTVAHARNRFGTDEARAVKHGWAEVGVKSSQEGS
- a CDS encoding protealysin inhibitor emfourin, with the protein product MKTLPTLGDEAVVLLSRQGGFAMVHALTRPREIEFAQCNLDQRTRICTLLEGCLPLTRESSGQGDQRFYQIEVRYRLNEQDDRLVLKVPEDQAPGELVHLWDKGEVL